A stretch of the Apteryx mantelli isolate bAptMan1 chromosome 3, bAptMan1.hap1, whole genome shotgun sequence genome encodes the following:
- the ID2 gene encoding DNA-binding protein inhibitor ID-2, whose amino-acid sequence MKAFSPVRSVRKNSLSEHNLGISRSKTPVDDPMSLLYNMNDCYSKLKELVPSIPQNKKVSKMEILQHVIDYILDLQIALDSHPSIVSLHHQRPGQNPSSRTPLTTLNTDISILSLQASEFPSELMSNDSKALCG is encoded by the exons ATGAAAGCTTTCAGTCCTGTAAGATCTGTCAGGAAAAACAGCCTCTCGGAGCACAACCTAGGCATATCCCGGAGCAAAACCCCCGTGGATGATCCTATGAGTTTGCTGTACAACATGAATGACTGCTACTCCAAACTGAAAGAGCTAGTGCCCAGCATCCCTCAGAACAAGAAAGTTAGCAAGATGGAAATCCTGCAGCATGTTATTGACTACATTCTGGACCTGCAGATCGCCTTAGATTCACATCCCAGTATTGTCAGTCTCCATCACCAGAGACCAGGACAAAATCCTTCTTCCAGAACTCCTCTGACCACCTTAAACACAGACATCAGCATCCTGTCATTACAG GCATCTGAATTCCCCTCAGAACTAATGTCAAATGACAGCAAAGCACTTTGTGGCTAA